The Flavobacterium johnsoniae UW101 genomic interval TTTTTCTTCAATTGGAGTAAGTGCCGGATTATGTGCCCTGCCAAAAAACTTAAAATGGGCACACATATTAGGAGCGGGAATGCTGGGTGGAATTGGTTTTACAATGTCAATTTTTATAACTCTTTTAGCTTTTAAAGATCCTGAAATTATTGTTTTTTCTAAAATTGCAATTATTATTGCCTCAATCATTTCTGGAATTACAGGTTTCGTATATTTGCGGTATATTCTTACAACAAATAAAAATACCTGAAATGAATTTTATAAATAAACTTATCATACCAATTTCTGCAGTTTTAATAATTTCAGCCTGTAATACAAAAAAAGAATCTGAAGTTATCGAAACAAAAATTACAAAAGATACTATTGTACTTCCTGTAAAAAATAATGAGGAAACTGTTGAAGGTACTTATGAAACAAAAGCAGAAGAAAATGATTCTGGCGAATGCAGACTTACTTTGCAAATAACTAAAACTAAAAATGGGTATTCTTATTTTTTAAAAACAAAAAGCAGGGAACTGAAAGGGACCGCCACTTTTAAAGACCAAAATGGAGAAAAATATTTGGTTTTAGAAGGTATAAAATGGGCTGAATATGAAGGAGACATCAGTAATGAAGAAGAAAATGATTCTGTTTCAGATTCAAAAGATTTAGAAATCCCTGTTGGAATCAGTGCCAGCTATGTAAAAGATACACTTACAATTCAAAATTCTGGCAATTCAATGAATTATTACACGAAGCTTTCTGATTGTGACAGAAAGTATATAGAATTAATTAAAAAATAGCATTTCATACAAAGTATGTCATTTGGGTTGCGAGAAAACATGCTCAAATATATTACAAACAAAAAATCCCAAACTCCAACAAAGAATTGGAATTTGGAATTTTAAAAATATTCGAATTTCTTTAAAACTAGCCTTTGATTTGTTTCAAAGAAGTCTTGATTCCTTTAATTAAAGACGAACTGAAACCATTGTGTTCCATTTCATTTAAACCAACAATTGTACAACCTTGCGGCGTTGTTACACGGTCAATTAACTGTTCTGGGTGAACTCTTTCTTCTAAAAGCATTTTTGCAGCTCCTTTTACCGTTTGTGCAGCAATTGCGAGAGCGGTGTTTGAATCAAACCCAATTTCGATTCCTGCCTGCATAGAGGCACGAATATAACGCAAAGCATATGCAGTACCACATGCACCTAAAACTGTTGCTGCATCCATTAATTTTTCGTCGATTACAGGAGCTGTTCCCAAATCCTGAAATAAGTCTACAATTGGCGCCGCATTTTCTTTGTATTTTTCAGGAAAAGAAATACAAGTTGCCGATTCTCCAAACTGTGCCGCAATGTTTGGCATAATACGTACAACAGGATATTCGTTATTTGTCTTAGATTGAAGAATATCCAAAGACAAACCGCTTACAGCAGAAGCAATTGTTTTATTTTGAATTACCGGTAAGATCTCTGCCAAAACTGTATCAACCTGATACGGTTTTATGGTTAAGATCACTACATCAGCTTCCTGAATATTGTGTTTGTTATCGTTAGAAACTGTAATTCCGTATTCCGTTAAATATTGAATAGCGGCTATATTTCTTCTGGTTACAGTTACTTGATTGTTTTTAGAAAATTTTGCAATTCCCAAGGCAATAGAAACTCCAAGGTTTCCTCCCCCTATAATGTGTACTTTCATCCTGCTTGGTTTTAATTTATTTTGGCTGCTAAACAGCAGATTTTATCGGCGTGTAAATTACGCAGATTTTACAGATTTTAAATCACTGTAAGAGATCAATTTGTGGCAAAAATCTAAAAGCCGAGAATCATTTTTGCTACTCCAAAATAGAGCATGATACCAAAAACATCATTTGTTGTGGTAATAAAAGGACCTGTTGCAATAGCGGGGTCTATTTTATTTTTATGAAGAAAAAGCGGGACTAAAGTTCCTAAAGTTGCAGCAAACATAATAACTACAATCATAGAAATCGAAATAGCAATTCCCACTAAATATTGTCCGTACATAAGAGAATGATAGGCCAGCAAAAGCAATGAAATAATGCTTCCGGAAATCATCGAAACGGTAATTTCTTTGCTGAAATAACTTTTACTGAATTCTTTCAAAGTTCCGTTGGCCAAACCCTGAACTACGATTGCCGATGCCTGAACTCCAATATTTCCGGCTGTTGCCGAAAGCAGAGGCACAAAAATAATTAATGTTGAATATTTTTGAAAAGCGGTTTCATTATCTTTTAAAACAAAAGAAGCTACGATCTCTATCACCATACCTATTAAAAGCCAAGGCAGACGCGCTTTTGTTAATTCGAGAACGCTGTCATTTGTTTCAATGTCCTGTGTAATACCCGCAGCTAACTGGTAATCTTTATCGGCTTCTTCTTTAATTACGTCTACGATATCATCAATCGTGATTCTTCCAACCAGGCGTCCCAGTTCATCAACAACCGGAATTGCCTCTAAATCGTATTTCTGCATGATACGGGCAACTTCTACATCTTCAGTATCAACATTTACAAAATTCAATTTTCGTATATAAACTTCACCAATCTGGGTTTTGGTAGAAGAAGTCAGCAAGTCTTTAAGAGAAAGTCTCCCTTTTAAACGGTTTTCATCATCAACAACATAAATAGAATGTACTCTTGAAACATTTTCAGCCTGAATTCGCATTTCTTTTACGCAGGTCAAAACGTTCCAGTTTTCATTGACCTTTACAAGCTCTTTCCCCATTAAACCACCCGCCGTATTTTCGTCATAGCGTAATAACTCGACAATATCTTTGGCGTGTTCAACATCGACCATCTCAGAGATAACCTCAGCTTTGATTTCCTGAGAAAGCTCTGCGATAATATCTGCCGCGTCATTCGTTTCAAGTTCATCAAGCTCTTCGGCAATTTCTTTTGGTGAAAGTCGGCTTAAGATATTTTCACGCAGGTCTTCCTCTAATTCAAGAAGAATTTCAGCGGTTTTATCACTATCTAAAACTTTGAAAATGTAAGTTGCTTCGTCAAAATCTAATTCTTCAAGAATTTCGGCGATATCAGCGTGGTGAAGATCATTAAGTAAAACTTCAAGTTCATTGTCGTTTTTCTTAACGATTAGTTCCTCTAATTGGTGGATAAATTCTCTGCTAACTTTGAACTCCATCGGCTTCTATTTTTTGAGTCAAAACAATAAATTCCTCAACACTTAGCTGTTCGGGACGTTTATCAAAGATAATGTCTTCTCGCAGTTTATCTGATAAATTTAATGTTTTCAAACTGTTACGTAATGTTTTTCGTCTTTGCTGAAAAGCCGTTTTTACAACCGTAAAAAATAACTTTTCACCACACGGAAGACTATAATCTTCCTTTCGGGTCATTTTCATCACACCCGACTTAACCTTGGGCGGAGGAATAAAAACATTTTCGCTTACAGTAAACAAATACTCAGTATCATAGAAAGCCTGTGCCAGTACAGACAGGATTCCGTAGGTTTTTGATCCTTTTTTCTCGCAGATGCGTTCTGCAACTTCCTTTTGAAACATTCCTGAAAATTCAGGAATCTGATCTCTAAATTCTAATGTTCTAAAAACAATTTGAGATGAAATGTTATATGGGAAGTTACCAATTATAGCAAACTGCTTGTTTTCGTAAACCTGATTTATATTGTATTTCAGAAAGTCTTCTGAAATAATTTTATCTTTTAATTTTGGATAGTTTACACCCAAATACTCAACAGATTCTGTATCAATTTCAATTACTCGTGTATTAACAGGTTTGTCAAGTAAATATTTAGTAAGCACACCCATTCCAGGCCCTATTTCTAAAACCTCATCGTATCCCTTTAAACTCAAAGTATCGGCAATTGCTTTTGCAATGCTTTCGTCTTTAAGAAAGTGCTGTCCTAAATGTTTTTTGGCTTTTACTTTTTCCATTTTATCATTCTTGTTTTGCCACGAGGGCGCAAAAGTATTCTTTTGCTGTGAAGGGTCAAAGCTTATTTTACTTTTTTTGCCATAATGGCACAAAGACTCAAAGCTTTATATTTTTTTGCCGCGATTATCACAATTTTAAATCTAAATAATCTGTTTAATCTGCAGGCAATTCTGTTTTCTGAAAACTGAAAACCGAGAGTTAGAACTGATTAATGTTCTGAAACAACCTCAAGTTCTGTTCTAAAAGAAAGCATTTTATCTGCAAAGAGTTCTAAAGCTTCTTTATCAAATCTGGGCTGGTCTTCCAGATAATATTTCTCTAAAGTATCCTTACTGTCTGTTGTGTATTGTACAGAATAAGTAACTCCGCCCATTTCTTCTTCAACCAAAACTTTTACAATTCGTGCCGAAGAAAATTTTTGTGTCGCCAAAATTTCCGGTATGTGCTTTTCCTGCATCCATTTTAACCATTGATCGTGCGCGCTTTCGTGTATATTGGTGGTAACGTTAAAAATAATCATGTTTTTTAAAAGATTCTGAGATTCTAAGATTCTAAGTTTTCTTTTCTTAGACTCTTAAAATAAACATCTCATATTACTAAATTCATTTGTTTAATCATTAATTCGGTTAAACGGTTAAACAAATAACCAATTAAACCAAACTATAAATTCTTATCTCCTCTCAATTCCCGGTATTTTTTTCTGGCATCAACAAAGTAAATACTATCCTGATGGTTAAAAATTACCTTTTCATATAAAGGCTTGGCCTTTTCTACGTCTTTTAATTCGTCGTTGTAAATTTCTGCTGAGAAAAACAGCGCTTCGTCTACATAAATTCCGTCGCTGTGATTGTCTATTATTTGCTGGTATTGGCTTAAAGCCGAAGCAAAATCCTTTTGGCTTTCGTATATTTTACCTAAACGCAACAATGTTACAGCTTCTATTTCCTGACCTTTAAAGTTCTTTAAAATATTCTGAAACTGTGTAATAGCCTCTGGTTTTTTGTTCTGATAAAGTAAAAAATCGCCTTTTGCAAACTCCTTTAAGGCTGTTTGTGTCGAATCGGCAGCTGTATTATCATTTATCAGTAAGAAATATTCAAGAGCGTCGTTGGCAATTAATTGCGTGTTTGCCGATTTTAATTCTTTAAATTGTTTTAATGCCCATTCAAAATCGCCTTTGTAATAACTGGTTTTCGCAGCCTTTAAACTAGCTTCGTGTGACATGACATCATTCTTTAAATCTAACTGGATCTGCGAATAATAAATTAACGCCTGATTGTACTTTTCTTCTAAAAGCAGAATATCTGCAAGCTCCATTTTGGCATCAGCCTGCTGATAAGCATTTAAATTTAAAGTTAGAGCTTTCTTTACAACTGTTTTGGCTTCTTCTGTCTTTTTTAAATTAAAAGCCAAAAAATGAGCCTGAATTAATTGCAAAGATAAGGTAAAAGGAGTTACTTCGTAAGTAACCAATAATTGCTGCAGTTCGTTTGTAATGGCCGGATACTCTTTTTCCTGGGCTTTATCAATTTTAATCTGTATTAAACTTGCGTTGCTTTTAATAAGCAAATCGACATCTTTTGTATTTTGAAGAATAAAATTCAGGATTTCAGAAGCTGTTTCGGTATCATCTTCATTCAATGCAAACTGACTCAAATTTACAATGCTGATTAAAGATTCCGGTTCGCGTTTGTAAATCGCTTTTTCCTGAATAAATGCTTTTCCAAATTCTTTCTGCTGCACATAAAACCAGCTTAAGTAATGATTCCAAAAAACATCCTGATCTTTCTGGGTTCTTAAAATCAATGCTTTTCGCATCGCATCTTTAAAAGCCGTATTATCGGTTTCGCCATTCATAAAACGAGAAAGCTGCATTTGGATCAAATTAGCATTCTGCTGATTGTTATACGATTCTGTCAGCAAGAGATCAATCATCAAATCGGTTTTACCTAACTGGCCGTATAACATTCCAATTTGAAAATTGAAATTATAATTCGGCTGCACCTGCATTGCGGTTTGATAGGATTTTAGAGCATATTCTAATAAAACCTTTTTCTCAAATGCATTTCCAACTCCGTAAACATCATTGGGATTGGTTTTGATTTTTTCAATTGCCTGTTCGTAGTAACTTTTGGCTTTCGATTCGTTCTTCTGTAATTGATAATTGTATCCCAATTCAACCAAGAAAACGCCTTGTTTGTAGCGGTTGTATCGTTCCAGAATTGTTTTCTCTGCTATATCAAACTGCTGTAACTGCTGATAACAATCTATCGTTCTTAAAAAATATTGGGTATTGGATGGCGAGCCTCTTAAAAGATCTTCGTAGATCATCTTAGCTTTTTCAAAATCGCCTTTATCGTAGTAATTGTTCGCTAACTGTTCGTTTTGTGAGAACATAAGACCAGACCACAACAAAAAGATATAGATAAAGAGGTTTTTCATATTTCTGTTTTTTAATGTGGTATTTTTAGTTCAGTATTCAGTCACAGTTTACAGTCTCAGTAATCATTTCAGTCAAACTGTAAACTGTGACTGAAAACTGAAAACTGAGACCGCGACTGTAAACTATATACTAAAGTTAGTCAATTATATCAAATCCGCAGTAAGGACGTAAAACTTCTGGAATTACAATTCCTTCCGGTGTTTGGTAATTTTCTAAAATTCCGGCTAAAACTCTTGGCAATGCTAATGAACTTCCGTTTAATGTATGTGCTAATTGGTTTTTACCATCTTTATCTTTGAAACGCAATTTCAAACGATTTGCCTGAAAAGTTTCGAAATTAGAAACAGAACTAATTTCTAACCAGCGGTCCTGTGCTGTAGAAAATACTTCGAAATCATACGTCAATGCCGATGTGAAACCCATATCGCCTCCGCAAAGACGTAAAATTCTGTATGGCAATTTCAATTCCTGAAGAATGTTTTTAACATGCTCCACCATTCCGTCAAGCGCTGCGTATGAATTATCCGGATGCTCTACACGTACGATTTCTACTTTGTCAAATTGGTGTAAACGGTTTAATCCGCGAACGTGTGCTCCATAAGAACCAGCTTCACGACGGAAACATGGCGTATAAGCCGTATGTAAAATTGGCAGTTCGCTTTCGTTTAAAATAACATCACGGAACAAGTTCGTAACCGGAACCTCAGCCGTTGGAATTAAATATAAATCATCAACTCCGGCGTGGTACATCTGCCCTTCTTTATCTGGCAATTGTCCGGTTCCGTAACCTGAAGCTTCGTTTACCAAATGCGGCACCTGAACTTCGTTGTATCCTGCAGCTGTATTTTTATCTAAAAAATAGTTGATTAAAGCACGCTGTAAACGAGCTCCTTTTCCTTTGTAAACAGGAAAACCTGCACCCGTAATTTTTACACCCAATTCAAAATCGATGATATCGTATTTCTTTACCAATTCCCAGTGCGGCTGTGCGCCTTCGTGTAAAACCGGAATCTCACCTTCTTCAAAAACATTCAAATTGTCATCTGGAGTTTTTCCTTCAGGAACAATATCAGCCGGAAGATTTGGAAGTGTGTATAATTTATTTGTTAACTCAACTGCTAAAGCTTCTGCTTTTTCGCCAAGTTCTTTGCTTTTTTCTTTTAATGAAACCGTTTTTTCTTTTAAGATCGCTGCTTTAACTTTCTCTCCTGCTTTCATTAATTCGCCTATATCTTTGGACAATTTATTAGATTCAGCTAAAGTATTATCTAATTCCACTTGAGCTGCACGACGATTCTCGTCTAATTGCACCACCTCTTCAACAACGCTTTTAGCATCGATATTACGTTTTGCTAAAGCCTTGATTACTTTCTCCTGATTTTCTCTAATAAATGCGATTTGTAACATAGCTTGATTTTTATAACTATTGTATTTTTTTATAACGGAAGCAAATTTAAGGAAATGTTTGCTAAGATTACCTACAAAGTTTAGTCTAAAGTTATTTCGGGAATTAAGCAGAGATATGCGAAGGTTTTGCAAAGATGCGAGGGGAGTTTTTTAAGTTTTGAGATAAATAAATCTTAAAAAAGACGGAATATTTATAGAAATTAAATCATAGTATTCTTTAAAATGCTTAATGGTATAAAATCTATCGCTCCGATGGAGCTTAACTAACCGCTCAAAACAAATTGCTATAAATATTTAGCTCCTGCGGAGCATCTTCTTCTCTTTCTAAATCATTATTCTATTGATAAAAAAGCCCCAGAGGGGTATAATATTTATAGAAATTAAAACACCATATTGCTCAAAGCCCCAGCGGGGTGACATATCTTTTCAATAAAACATCTTGTAAACCTATTCTTTTATGACTTTAAAAGTTTCTACAGTTTCTCCAATAGTAGTTTTTAAAATATAAAACCCGGAATCAAGTCCGAGGATGTTTATTGTTCCGTCGCTGGTTTTTCCTTTTAAAACCGATTTTGATTCAAAATTAAAAAACTCAAAATCAAAGTTTTTTGAATTAAGATTCTCAACTGTAATTGTGGTTTGAGCCGGATTTGGAAAAACATACGGTTTGATTTTAACTTCTTTTTCCGGCTGGCGTTTATTACACGCATCTTCTAAAAGTGCGTCCAAATCAAATTCGTCGTAAGCTAAAGTATAATTGAGGTCTTTTGCTTTTTGAAATAATTCGCAGGCATCGTCATACTTTTTCTGATCCAGATAAATTATGCCGAGATTTTTCATTGCATACGAATTGTTTTTATCCATTTCTAATGCAGCTTTCAAATCGGCAATTCCCTTTTTGGATTCTCCCAGTTTATGATAAATTAATCCTCTGGTTGTTTTTAAATCTCTTCCTCCGTAAGCAGCTGTTCTTTCAATAATCTGCTTTTCGTATTGAAACGCTTTCTGGATATTTTCGAATGCTTTTTCATACTCGCCTTCATCACTCAATAATCTGGCAAGTCCCCAGTATGCGTGGGCATGGTCTGGTTTTTCGATTACAATTTTCTCTAAATAATAACGCGCCAAATCATTCATTTTCCTATTTTGCAACAATGTTGCGAAATTATATAAAATGCGATAATCATTGGGCGCGTTCTTAATTGCTTTATGATAATAATTTAGAGCAAACCCTTCCATTTCAAGCGCTGCGTAAATACTTGCCATTCGGTCATAAAGCTTACTGCGAAAAATAGCTGCCTTTTTTTGAGCCGAATCTGAAAATACTAATTTTTTATTTTTCGGATCTTTATCAATCGCATATTCAACCTTTTTTAAATCCTCAATCGCCAAAGTATTATTGCCAAGACTAATGCTTAAAACACCACGATTGTAAAGATCATTTATTTTTGTTGGATTAAAATTGGTTCTTGTATTAATATCCGTGAGCATTTTTAAGGCTTTGGTTACCGTTTCTTCTCGATCTTTATTAAACGGAAGTTTATGATCTGTCCTGCCGGTCATTTTTCCGTGTGCAAAATTCCACGTTACCAATTTTTCCCCCTGTTTATTATACTGAAAACAATCGCCGTCTTTTAATCCGTCTTTATCAAAATAGAAAACTTCATTTAGTTTCCCGTTCGAATAATAAGTTTTCGAGCTATCCGGTTTTTTATCTGCTCCATACCAAATCGCAACCGAAACTACTTTATCGTAATAAAAATATCGGGTAACATTATCAGATACC includes:
- the proC gene encoding pyrroline-5-carboxylate reductase is translated as MKVHIIGGGNLGVSIALGIAKFSKNNQVTVTRRNIAAIQYLTEYGITVSNDNKHNIQEADVVILTIKPYQVDTVLAEILPVIQNKTIASAVSGLSLDILQSKTNNEYPVVRIMPNIAAQFGESATCISFPEKYKENAAPIVDLFQDLGTAPVIDEKLMDAATVLGACGTAYALRYIRASMQAGIEIGFDSNTALAIAAQTVKGAAKMLLEERVHPEQLIDRVTTPQGCTIVGLNEMEHNGFSSSLIKGIKTSLKQIKG
- the mgtE gene encoding magnesium transporter, with amino-acid sequence MEFKVSREFIHQLEELIVKKNDNELEVLLNDLHHADIAEILEELDFDEATYIFKVLDSDKTAEILLELEEDLRENILSRLSPKEIAEELDELETNDAADIIAELSQEIKAEVISEMVDVEHAKDIVELLRYDENTAGGLMGKELVKVNENWNVLTCVKEMRIQAENVSRVHSIYVVDDENRLKGRLSLKDLLTSSTKTQIGEVYIRKLNFVNVDTEDVEVARIMQKYDLEAIPVVDELGRLVGRITIDDIVDVIKEEADKDYQLAAGITQDIETNDSVLELTKARLPWLLIGMVIEIVASFVLKDNETAFQKYSTLIIFVPLLSATAGNIGVQASAIVVQGLANGTLKEFSKSYFSKEITVSMISGSIISLLLLAYHSLMYGQYLVGIAISISMIVVIMFAATLGTLVPLFLHKNKIDPAIATGPFITTTNDVFGIMLYFGVAKMILGF
- the rsmA gene encoding 16S rRNA (adenine(1518)-N(6)/adenine(1519)-N(6))-dimethyltransferase RsmA, whose product is MEKVKAKKHLGQHFLKDESIAKAIADTLSLKGYDEVLEIGPGMGVLTKYLLDKPVNTRVIEIDTESVEYLGVNYPKLKDKIISEDFLKYNINQVYENKQFAIIGNFPYNISSQIVFRTLEFRDQIPEFSGMFQKEVAERICEKKGSKTYGILSVLAQAFYDTEYLFTVSENVFIPPPKVKSGVMKMTRKEDYSLPCGEKLFFTVVKTAFQQRRKTLRNSLKTLNLSDKLREDIIFDKRPEQLSVEEFIVLTQKIEADGVQS
- a CDS encoding DUF4286 family protein is translated as MIIFNVTTNIHESAHDQWLKWMQEKHIPEILATQKFSSARIVKVLVEEEMGGVTYSVQYTTDSKDTLEKYYLEDQPRFDKEALELFADKMLSFRTELEVVSEH
- a CDS encoding tetratricopeptide repeat protein; this translates as MKNLFIYIFLLWSGLMFSQNEQLANNYYDKGDFEKAKMIYEDLLRGSPSNTQYFLRTIDCYQQLQQFDIAEKTILERYNRYKQGVFLVELGYNYQLQKNESKAKSYYEQAIEKIKTNPNDVYGVGNAFEKKVLLEYALKSYQTAMQVQPNYNFNFQIGMLYGQLGKTDLMIDLLLTESYNNQQNANLIQMQLSRFMNGETDNTAFKDAMRKALILRTQKDQDVFWNHYLSWFYVQQKEFGKAFIQEKAIYKREPESLISIVNLSQFALNEDDTETASEILNFILQNTKDVDLLIKSNASLIQIKIDKAQEKEYPAITNELQQLLVTYEVTPFTLSLQLIQAHFLAFNLKKTEEAKTVVKKALTLNLNAYQQADAKMELADILLLEEKYNQALIYYSQIQLDLKNDVMSHEASLKAAKTSYYKGDFEWALKQFKELKSANTQLIANDALEYFLLINDNTAADSTQTALKEFAKGDFLLYQNKKPEAITQFQNILKNFKGQEIEAVTLLRLGKIYESQKDFASALSQYQQIIDNHSDGIYVDEALFFSAEIYNDELKDVEKAKPLYEKVIFNHQDSIYFVDARKKYRELRGDKNL
- the serS gene encoding serine--tRNA ligase; the protein is MLQIAFIRENQEKVIKALAKRNIDAKSVVEEVVQLDENRRAAQVELDNTLAESNKLSKDIGELMKAGEKVKAAILKEKTVSLKEKSKELGEKAEALAVELTNKLYTLPNLPADIVPEGKTPDDNLNVFEEGEIPVLHEGAQPHWELVKKYDIIDFELGVKITGAGFPVYKGKGARLQRALINYFLDKNTAAGYNEVQVPHLVNEASGYGTGQLPDKEGQMYHAGVDDLYLIPTAEVPVTNLFRDVILNESELPILHTAYTPCFRREAGSYGAHVRGLNRLHQFDKVEIVRVEHPDNSYAALDGMVEHVKNILQELKLPYRILRLCGGDMGFTSALTYDFEVFSTAQDRWLEISSVSNFETFQANRLKLRFKDKDGKNQLAHTLNGSSLALPRVLAGILENYQTPEGIVIPEVLRPYCGFDIID
- a CDS encoding T9SS type A sorting domain-containing protein, translated to MFKKILFALFICPVFLLAQEKEKEVSDNVTRYFYYDKVVSVAIWYGADKKPDSSKTYYSNGKLNEVFYFDKDGLKDGDCFQYNKQGEKLVTWNFAHGKMTGRTDHKLPFNKDREETVTKALKMLTDINTRTNFNPTKINDLYNRGVLSISLGNNTLAIEDLKKVEYAIDKDPKNKKLVFSDSAQKKAAIFRSKLYDRMASIYAALEMEGFALNYYHKAIKNAPNDYRILYNFATLLQNRKMNDLARYYLEKIVIEKPDHAHAYWGLARLLSDEGEYEKAFENIQKAFQYEKQIIERTAAYGGRDLKTTRGLIYHKLGESKKGIADLKAALEMDKNNSYAMKNLGIIYLDQKKYDDACELFQKAKDLNYTLAYDEFDLDALLEDACNKRQPEKEVKIKPYVFPNPAQTTITVENLNSKNFDFEFFNFESKSVLKGKTSDGTINILGLDSGFYILKTTIGETVETFKVIKE